GAATGAAGGCAACTACTCCCCAAAATGAACCAAACGTTCAAATTTTAAGAGTCATGGTTTTAAATTATTGGCCGTGATTTTACTGTGAAATAGACAAAACCTAAGTATTAAAAAGTTACTCATGCGTTTAAAAAGCCGCCATAAATGAGGTTTTTTATCATTTTTATAAAAAAAGAGTTGGGAAAAATCATAACGATAAAAAAAACCACTCATCTTAGAGTGGCTTTTCCAATATTCGTCGGATTTTGTTAGCGCTGACATTAGAAGGCGTAGGATGCAATCCCTGCGGCAATCGGTTTACCTTCATCATTCAACATGGTCATACGCATGGTGCAACCTTTACGCCCCATACGTAGGGTTTCTGCTTTAGCAATAAAATACTGACCACGACCCGGTGCCAAGTAATCAATGCGTAAATCAACCGTGGCCAAACGAGAAACTTTTTTCAAGGTATCCGCCATTTGGTCTGGTTCAGCACGGCTATATAACTCACCCATTGCGACAATACCACCAATACTATCCAATAAGGTTGCTGCCACCCCACCATGTAAGATTTGGAATGAAATATTACCAATCAAATTCGGTGCCATTTCAATATAACCTTCGATTTGGCCATCCACCACACGCATTTGCATGTTGTTGTGGGCTAAGTAGGGAGAGGTATTAAATACTTGTGTGAGCTGGTTCAACACCACATTCAAGTCAACTTTCGAGCCTAACTGGATATTGCCCGTCCATTTT
The sequence above is drawn from the Acinetobacter lanii genome and encodes:
- a CDS encoding thioesterase family protein encodes the protein MNDVQKKWTGNIQLGSKVDLNVVLNQLTQVFNTSPYLAHNNMQMRVVDGQIEGYIEMAPNLIGNISFQILHGGVAATLLDSIGGIVAMGELYSRAEPDQMADTLKKVSRLATVDLRIDYLAPGRGQYFIAKAETLRMGRKGCTMRMTMLNDEGKPIAAGIASYAF